From one Streptomyces sp. SCSIO 30461 genomic stretch:
- a CDS encoding LacI family DNA-binding transcriptional regulator, translating into MASIKDVAAEAGVSVATVSRVLNDHPSVSADARTRVLAAVDALGYRPNAVARSLRTDQTRTLGLVISDVLNPYFTELARSVEEEARALGYSVIIGNANERPDLQDHHVRNLLDRRIDGLLVSPTDGGSPLMLDAARAGTQMVFVDRWIPGVDLPVVRSDGRAAIHDLVAHLYGLGHRRLAIIAGPAATTTGRERVEVFRQAMGEFGLPLPDAYIGQGDFQAESGRRATERFLDLAEPPEVVFATDNLMALGALDAVRARGLRVPHDIALAAFDDIPWFVHTDPPITAIAQPTGELGRAAVRALVDLIEGRPTQSVTLPARLVVRRSCGEAASCPQAPRSTT; encoded by the coding sequence ATGGCGAGTATCAAGGACGTCGCCGCCGAGGCGGGGGTCTCCGTCGCCACGGTCTCGCGCGTCCTGAACGACCACCCGTCGGTCAGCGCCGACGCGCGCACCCGTGTGCTGGCCGCCGTCGATGCGCTGGGCTACCGCCCGAACGCCGTCGCCCGGTCCCTGCGCACCGACCAGACCCGCACCCTCGGGCTGGTCATCAGCGATGTGCTCAACCCGTACTTCACCGAGCTGGCCCGTTCTGTGGAGGAGGAGGCCCGCGCCCTCGGCTACAGCGTCATCATCGGCAACGCCAACGAGCGACCGGACCTGCAGGACCACCACGTACGGAACCTCCTGGACCGCCGTATCGACGGGCTGCTGGTCTCCCCGACCGACGGCGGCTCGCCGCTGATGCTGGATGCCGCGCGCGCGGGAACTCAGATGGTGTTCGTCGACCGGTGGATCCCGGGCGTCGACCTACCCGTCGTACGGTCCGACGGACGCGCCGCCATCCATGATCTCGTCGCCCATCTGTACGGGCTCGGCCACCGACGGCTGGCGATCATCGCGGGCCCCGCGGCGACCACGACCGGCCGTGAGCGCGTGGAGGTCTTCCGCCAGGCCATGGGCGAGTTCGGGCTTCCCCTCCCGGACGCGTACATAGGCCAGGGTGACTTCCAGGCCGAGAGCGGGCGCCGGGCCACCGAGCGGTTCCTCGATCTGGCCGAGCCACCCGAGGTCGTGTTCGCCACCGACAACCTGATGGCGCTCGGCGCGCTCGACGCCGTCCGGGCGCGCGGACTGCGGGTGCCGCACGACATCGCGCTCGCCGCGTTCGACGACATCCCGTGGTTCGTGCACACCGACCCGCCGATCACCGCGATCGCCCAGCCCACCGGCGAACTCGGGCGTGCCGCCGTCCGTGCGCTGGTCGACCTCATCGAGGGCCGGCCCACTCAGTCCGTCACCCTCCCCGCCCGTCTCGTCGTACGCCGCTCGTGCGGCGAGGCCGCCTCCTGCCCGCAGGCCCCGAGGAGCACCACGTGA